In the genome of Lathyrus oleraceus cultivar Zhongwan6 chromosome 4, CAAS_Psat_ZW6_1.0, whole genome shotgun sequence, the window ACACCATTACTAATATTTTATTTGTACCATTTTCAAGCATGAATCTTTCAGCACTTTTCACGCATCTTTGGAGGGTCATATGTTAATGATACTCTGAGGATCAGCCATGTGCTTGCATATTCATCCCGCTCATATGGCTTAGGAGATCGAACCCTTTAGAGTGTTTCTTGACCGTACTGCAACAGGTGATATATGATTTCAATCGTACGACGATCCCAGTTAGATGCATATCTTAGATGACATAACCTTATACTCTAAATAGTTGGCTTGTGTGTTACATCTGATGTATGCACATTTGCCTGAGCGAATCATGCACCAGTTTGAATTTCTACAAATTGTTTCAAGAGACACCTTCATGTTTGCTCCTCCCGCTATGATTCATAGAGATGTTGACCCGATTTATGATCATTTCTATAATTATGTAGTACCAGAGGAAGCATGAAGTGTTCAAATCCTCAAACATAAAGTAATGCATTTTACTACGAAATAGATATTTCAGAGTATTACATTCTTACTTTGACACGAGATATTCATGATGATCCACCTAGATCAACTCACCACAAAATGTTAGAGGAGAAGCAAGCATAGTGTTATGGTttgtcattttttatttttatagTATTATGAATTCTAAATTCATCctaatatataatattttaatCTTATTACATATTGATAACAAATTTATTATGATAATATATTTCTTATGAATGATCTATTACATCAATACTTATTATTTATAAAATGTCAAACTTTACTGGCCAAAGATTATTACATAAGTATACTTCTATAGATTTTGCTGAGATACATGCCCAAAATAATTCATAACAAAATGAAGAGGTGATTCCTTAGGGAAAGAATGTGATGAGTACATAAGCATATTTCTATTTCTAATTAATAAAGgataattttaaatttttaaaaaatgacTCTTCAACATTAAGGGTGGGAGAACaactcttttattttttaaaatttgttCTACTAAAACTAGTACGTTTCAAGACTCAATGTTATTTTAAGAATATAAATAACAAAATTAACGATGGAAGAAAAATATTTCACATGTTAAGAAATATTTCATAAGTATATTTCTATTTCTAAATTAATAAAGgataattttaaatttttaaaaaatgacTCTTCAACATTAAGGGTGGAAGAACaactcttttattttttaaagttTGTTCTACTAAAACTAGTACGTTTCAAGACTCAATGTTATTTTAAGAATATAAATAACAAAATTAACGATGGAAGAAAAATATTTCACATGTTAAGAAACACCCTCCTATCgttaaaaaaaaaagaaaagaaacaCCATCCGTGGAATTTCAAAACTAGGAAGGAACAAATATTGTACACATCATATACAACTATTCTTTTAAATTCTAATTGATATCTAACAAAAACTAGCTCTATTGTTTCCTTAGCAGTTATCAATGTCAGTGCATTGCTTAAAAATTTACATATTCACAGAATTGCCAGAGATGCTGAATTAGTAATCAAGATGCTTAAAAATTTACATATTCACAGAATTGCCAGAAATGCTGAATTAGTAATCAAGATGTAGTGCAAGTATAATGATGTCATGCTAGCTTTGGTCAAGTTTGCTTTTTCTATTCATCAAGTCATGGTAGTATAGTAGTACACACATAGGTTGACCAAGAATACAGAACGTGAACCAAAAAAACATATTTCCAACCTGGCACCAAGAGAAAAATACCAaatttaaaaaattcaaaaaaaaaacaatgaAGCAACTTCAATATACCAATATGCTAAATAGCACACTTACCATTGAGTTGCTGAATTTATTTTGCAGGTAGTTAGTTATCAAGACCAAAGGAGCCTAAGAAAAAAAAGAAGACATTCATTATCATGTCGAGTCAACCCATATCAACAATATGGATGGTATTTATGATTTTAGATGGGAGAGAATGCCCTACTCTACATAACATTTTCTTTCATTTAGAGCTTCACTTCTTAAAAAGTTAAATTTAGTAATAAATGTAGAATATTACatatatttaataaatatttCATTATTTGAGTTGGTAAAGGAGAAGATCTCGTATCCTTCTATTCTTAGGTTCTATTCTTAGGTTCTATTCTTAGGTTCAGCTCTTGGCTTTCCCCAAATTTGATTATTTTTAAGAACCTCAACTATAAAAGTTGCTTTAGACCTCTAAAATGGATTGGGCCAGCCCTCACCTTCTTCGAAAATTTGAATTAATTTGACACAGAAAACTCAAGTTCAATAATAGCAGGTGAGCAAACAGAAGAGTAATAGGgtaatttgattttttttaccTGAAACATAATTCCACTAAAAGCCCACAACTTGAATATGTGGCAAGGAACCGCAATGCAGAGCTGCACTCAGACAGAATAAAAATCTTGAGAAGTTGTGTAACTATAGTTGTCACTGGCAATCAAATTTAAGTGATTCATATTTGCATGCATACTTTTTATTAGGAGAAACAAATGACAGATTCACAGAAAACAACATAATAACTACAACATGCACACAAAACGATTAGCGACTAAAGACAGACACCATGAGTGTGTCGAGGTTTAGGTAAAGGTCCCCCAGGTTAGGACCCTAAGGCCTATGTGAGGTTGTAGATATCTCAAATACAACTGATGTCTGAAATTCATGTATACTATAACAAATCAGCCATAACTCACAACTTTGTATCTaattttcatcttcatcactcACATTCACATTACTACAAAAAGAAAGAGGGGGAAAAGATACTCAAGTATTATAAGTGCTAGTATACAGAAAAACTGTCAAGTAGAACAGCCATTATGGTGTAATAAGAAAAAGGGAATAGTGAAGGATGTATATACAGAAAGAGATGAATAACACACCTCATGGAACAAGGCAGAAACCAGAAAGGCAATTAAAACAGCAGCACCCTGTACGATGAGATGATAAAAAAAACTAATATAAAATATATTACAGCTCAAAAAAATAACATCAATGTTAAAAAATGAAGAGGTAATCCAAATATCAACCAATGATAAACTATAAAAATGAAAACAAGAGATGTGTTAGGATAGAAGAGAGCGAGAATTTAGCAAGCGACAGCTAGAGTTGTTAATTGATTAGTTAGTGGAAATTAGAGTTGTTAATTGATTAGTTAGAAATCAGATTTTTAAACATTTAGTTAATAGAGTAGTGGCTCTGTTGTATTTTGAGGAGAGAACTCTCCTATTCTTTCAATACTTGTTTTCCTATTTTTCAATTCATTTTTTTTGGTTCCAACGAAAATGGGTTGAATATATGTTTTTGTtcatataaaaatgaaaaattagaTATTAGTTCCtttttaaattatattatattCGTTCTTAATTATAAAGTTCCGAAGTCAATCTTCTGAAATGACAACAGAAAATTGCAACTTTGATTATTGTCTATCAATTGAATACTTTCTACACACAGCTCCCCAAGTGCATCAAACATATATTAGCTACAACGGCCGTGAATGTGTGTTTGTAATTAAAACTTACGCAACATCAATTCTTTGAGAATGTTTATTAGGACACAAGTAAGATGTTAATTTCAATTTGACAATAACAAATTGCAATGGTAAACACAGACTGACAATATCCAAAATAGAAAATTTATATCCACACAAGTGTTTAGGTCGAATACGTTCAGGGTATGTTCAGTGACACAGGAAGATTCTTCATTACCTTGGGTATACCACTCCTTAAACATGGAAAATATAGGTGACGGATCATCCATTTGTGAACAGGCTGCAACGTGAAAGAAACCGTTCAGCAGATGCACACTAATGATTTAGAACTCCACTTAAATGTAATAAAAACCACTGATGTGTTATGACAACCAATTTTAGAATCATTTAATTGAGTATCAAATAGGAAGCTACATAAGTAACAGATGAAGACAAGCTATAACTACTCTTTCTTCTTTCTGTTAACATAGCCTCATAGACATCTTCAGAGGAATTGCCGAGACTAGCAAATTATTTAGAGATAACAAAAAGAAAGGTTTATACAACTTGATCATTAAAATTAAGTTTGAGAAAGACATACCATATTCCACATCCTCCAATACTGATGGAAGCAGCGGCACAAATACATCCAAAAAAGACAAATAAGTCAGAAATAATCTTCATAAAAGAATGAAAGTGTTGTAAATAAACAACAATGTATTAGGGTAAAGAACCTACCTCTTCAACAGTTCTGGCATTCCACCAATCCTTGTAAAACTCACGATCACCAAATCGAAGAAGCTCTGCCAATATATTCAACCTACATTTAAATCAGGCCCAAGGATAAACTGATTCAGATAGTAATCAAATCTGAAAATACATATTGAATGCAAGAAACTATaacttcattttctttttcaatttatGGCAAGTGAAGACAATTTCATACTAATAGTTTATAGGAAAAACACAAATCACACATGCTTAACTGAATAAGGAGATGGAATACCAAAGGTGGAAAAAGCAGTAGAACATGCAGAGCCACACATATAGATTTGGAACAGACAGCTTCAGAACTCTTTCGATGGCATAAAGAAGGTTTCCCTTAAAAGGATGCTGGGAGTTTTGTACAATTGGATTGATATACTGCAAAATTATACGATCAAAACACTGTCAGATACATGCAAAATTGGTAAAGTTAAAATACACAACATAAAGAAAAAGAACAAAATGGTAGAAATTAACACAATGTATTAACATGGACTGCTTACTTGTTCAATTATAAATCCCATAACTCCGGTAAATATTATCAGCTTGATAAATTGACGTAACACCCAACCCTTTCGAATAAAAGGGGTCCGAGGATATCTTGGCTAAAACAATAATTCATAGTACACACAATAAATGAGACCAAGATATATATGAGAAAGACAGAAAAAATTTGCTTCTGGAAATAAAAAAGTGCAGTGCATGTGTggaaaatgcaaaaaaaaaaaaaaaaaaagtacaACCTAGGATACAACACTGAAATAAAAGATGACAAAGCCAATACAGTATTCTCAAAATGTGATAACAAGAAGCAAGGACCAGGATAAAACACAACCAGATCAAAATGTGATAGTGAGATAAAGGTTAGATACAGCAGAGTTTGATCCAGTAACTTGTAAAATGCAAGGGAATGTTGGGAAGTTTGTACGGATGGAAAATACAAGGGAATCTAGAGAAAGAATTTTGGGAGATCTGCTATAGAGTTTGTATTTGATTCTGCAAAATGTTTGGTCGCAGAGGCATGCCAAAAGAAAATAACCTTTGAGTGTGATATGGATCAGGTCAAATGGCCAACATTTAAAAAGAAAAGGGAAAGACGGGTAGTAATTAATTGGACACACTTCCTACTAATCAAGTGATCACATGGAAAACTCAAACATTCTGACTAGTTATGCTTGTTAAAAGACAACTCAATCTGTAGCTGCATACCAATTATCTATGCACGTATATTCTGACTAAACTCTATACTCAAAACCTTAAACATATTTCATACTGAAGATATATCAACAAGTCCATATGGTTGTGCTTATAAGCAATCTAATGAGATAAGTGCATGCAAATATCACTAAGTAAATTTAGTGAAACTAAATGAGAAAATAATAGAAGTCAAAAGAAATTGCATCctaaatttaaaataaataacTCGACAATGCTGCTACCTGATAACATAATGTAGGAGCAACCATAAAGTAAGTCAGGCTTTTGAAGCTCACTTCGTATGGATAGTCCATATTCAGAGTACTAGGAAGTTCTTCTCCCTATAACACAGGAAACAAAATTGAATGGGGTGAAAACAGAAAGCTTATAGATAGCAGATTCACACATCTGAAGAGACTTTCATTCAGAAAAAAAAGGTAGGGGGTGAAGGGGATAGCATTATGGAAGTGATTCTAATGAAAAGGAAAACTGTGTCTTTAGCATCTTATGATGTGTTAAGAGAACGTGAAATCCCAAAGCTCGCTTAGTAAATCAGGATGTTCCTGTTTTAAAACTGATCATGACATAGATTGTGCGGCATACCCTCATCTTGAAATATTTATTCTAAAGTTGAAATGATATTCTGCAATAGTAATCTACCAACTTAAAAGTGGAACACAAATATTACCTTCTCAATTGAATTGGCAAGTGCTCTCAAATCATAGTTTGTATGTGCATAAGAAACTAGTTTTAACCATACAATGCAAGCAAGTAACATCAATGTGACGCCAGACACAAAAGCTGAATCACACCTGCAGAGAAACACAACCATCTTTGCTTTAGCCTTATCTATTAAAATGAGCAACAATGAACAAGTATATAATTAGTTATCCCTCGAGTAGTCATCTTTACTTTATACCTCATAAAGCAACTCACATGTTTACAAACAGGCTATGTATATAGTATTAGGAAAATAAGGAAGCCATACTCTTGTTTTCAGTTTTTTCCTTTTCCAATTTTCCTCGTCTACTTGTCCATTTCAACTTTACAATAATAATTTGCAAGACATTCAATTCCGACATTATAAGAATTAAGAGCTAAATATTGAACCATGGTTCATCTAAGGAAAGGGCTTCATATCTCTCCTcaattaataattaaaaataatgcTTTTAAACTTCTGATAGACCGAACTGGTATTGAGAGGAGAAACAACAAGAATAAACGGAAAAAGCGATGCTTGTATTAGGAATTATTCCCGGGATCAATGTTATCAGAGGGAAAGAATGTTGTGTACATCTAGGGCTGCTTTGTGAGTGCCCAAACACTCCCAAAACTCACTGACTTCTATCACACCCTTCTGTTTTCCAATTCTTCCTATTTACTCATAAATGTTAAAACTTAGACAACGGCACAAGTCTAGATTGAAGCTCCAAAATCTATTCTAAAGAATACAGAAAAGTACAAAACTGACCTGAGGATTACTAAAATGGGATAGAGAATTGCAGTTGCTGTAATGATTATATGAAGTAGAACAGCAATCTGCAAAAATTGTAGTGAATATTCACATGcattaaatatttattatatgGTTTGAAAGAAAATACCACGGCTTAATCTACAATATTTCAAAACCTTTTTAGCTAAACAGCAAACATGGATCCCATGTGATTCCCTCAAAGCCCTCAAAATATAATAAAAGTACAGTTGGTCTGATAGCTTACTGGTTCATAAATACATTTTTGCTGTGCCAACTTTTCCACTATAAAGGCCGCCAAAGGAAATATTGCAAGACTAAGACTGCAAAACAAGCATAAACCACTTACTGATTTATTGTAAAATTAATTGTAAAAAAAACAATCCTTACACAAGCCTCAAAATAAAGAAAGAAGTTAAGAGATATCACTATGCTCATTACCAACACATGAAGAGGGGCCAATCTCTCAATGATTTTGAACTAAACCAAAATCCAGTTTTAATCAACCAACCATACTGCacaacaaatataaaaaaaaaaattatcaaaaagGACAGAAATTGAAGTGTCAAACTTATATGCCGTAACGAAACCTCCATCATATTTAAGAGGGAAGAGAGAAACCTTCATTAAATTCTCAATGATAAGTCTGCTGTTCACTGCAACAAGGACTACTATACAGAGGTTGAAAAGACCCGCGTGACTCTGCAACTGATTGAAAAATTAGTAAAGAAATACAATTACTAGTCAGCACGCCTGTTCATTTATAACAACAACACCGAAACCGCAGTAGTAGCGGCCTAAAAGAATCTCTGCCATTCTATTCAATTCAAAACATCAGTAATTGATAGTTTTTTAAGAGTCTGGCAGTTAAATTCTTACACTATTCACAGTATGGTAAAAAAATCGTACTTAACAATTCAACTATAAATTACTTAACAATTAACCTTACGTATGAACTTTAATTATATATATTCACTTTGCAAATAAATTCTTATCTTACTATTTAtcatttattaatatatttttttctaattcttttaatttttttaaaattattttaatttatatcATGAATAAAATTAACTAATTTTTTTTTTTAGATTTGAAATTGATAAAGGGACCTACAATGAAAAACTGAGGGAGTGTTCGCACAGACACTTTCTAATGTTTACACATTCCATCTTCTAAATGTAAAATAAGTCTGAGTAAGAACACAATGCAGAGCGGTTTGATTTTGCTCTATTCAATCAATAACCtattttcatttcaattttataatctcatgccaaattctaaactaatttaatttaaaaataaaatctaaCGTAACGTCTTTCTAACTAATCAGATAAAACGAGTAAATATTAGTACAATTTACAATACGAACTTAAATTAACTGGTGAGAACCTGACGGAAAATGTTATCGGAGCTGAGAGGACTTTCCTTGATTCTGCGATGAGCGGGAACAGAAGGACGGTATGTGAATTGGATTGCAGAAATATAATTGACTCGGTCTTGTTCAGGACTAGCGTCAATATTTTGATCGCTGCTGACAGAGTCGTCGGAACTAGAATCCTTGACTAACTCTTCACCGGAACTCTCTCCTTCGACCGTAGAAGACGAATCGAACAAGCCGTTCACGGAGGTGGCGCTCGGTCTGCGGCGTAAGAGAACCGAGCCGATTCGAACGGAGCCGTTCCGTAGAAGTTGAGGCTCGTCGGAAATCGCCATCGGAGAAGAAGAAAAGGAAATGACGTTTACTTTACTCAGTCTACTCCACAAACGATCGGTTACGgttatattattatatttattgTTACTTTATTTATAGAAATAGAGGAATTTGTATTTTATTAATTGATGAGCGAATATTGAATGAGAGAGGAAAGTGTTGATATATTATATATATTCATGCAGAAGAAAGAGCGAGAGAGAAAATAGGAATCTGATTTTATTCGAATCTAAAAAGATTGGGCTCTGTTTAGGGAGATATTTTAGCAGTTGTAATTTTGTTAGAATGAATAATGTAATAATAATCTCTTTATTTTGAGCACATGCGAAGCGAAGAAGTTAGGTGGTGAGAGATGCAGCAAGGTGAAGTGAATCAGCACTGTCTTTGCTTGAACTTCAAGTTGACACGTTAATCGTAAACCCAGTTATTTTGCTTCTTCTTAATCGTTAATCGTTGAGTTTATGGACACGTCTTCTCTTACGCTGACTAACGTCGGTTTATCTTGTTTTTACTTCCCAATATTCCTTCCTTCACGCTAGATTAGATTTTTTTGTTAATCAGAAATTAAATTAATCCAGTTGTGAGAACCACCATAGACAAGACAACAACACTCTTTTTCAAAAGATTTACTCTTATTAAAGTTAGTAGATACTCTTAGTATCTCAATAAATTAATCCAATTACAATTAAGTTACCTGCATTTGTATGGTGAATTTTAGTATTGAAAATTTATTTATCATACAGAAAATTCTCATCACcatttattaattaatattttcaTTTAATAAATTAGATTTAAAGGGAAAGGAAGCATTTGCAGAGATACTCTTGCCAGCCAAAGAGGGATTGCACCTTGTTAGTtatgtttatttcatttcatgGATTGATATCATTCTTTTAAAAACCGAATCGAATAGATGAACGAAGCGATCAAATTAGAAATTATAAAGGAGTCGATGATTTTGAAAAATCGGCCGATTAAATGCATGCTCTTTTTTACTCAGAACAATGTCGTTTtgataatttttaaaaaaaatcaaatataaataGATTTTATTCAAAATTTATTTGGAATAATTTTCACTCTTTGCAATTAGATGTTGTTCAAAATTTATTTGGTTTTGTATTTTGGTTTAAAATTTATTTGATTTTGTATAatttttttactattttgttGTATGAAGATAATGTTTAGAATTTgaatttaaataataaaattgtGAAACTatgatattttaaaattttaaagaTGTTGTGACATTTTTTAGAGACCAAGTCATCCGCTTTGACCGATTTAATAAATATATAATTTTGTTATAGAGATAAGTTTATTCAACAGAATTTTCCGATTTAATTTAGTTTAGACATACGATTTGATCAATAAATTACTTAATGTTTCGACCAATAAAAAGTGACATGGCACCATATCCAATTTAATGACCAGTGATATGGTACCCTATCCAATTTAATGACAAGtctaatttttaaaatattaattgATATATCTTTAAGATAGGGCTATCTTACTTAAATGTGGATTGGCCTATTTTGGCttttatgaagaaaaaaaatcaaatttttaCACTTACCTTCTTTTATTTCTATTAGGCACAGACGGCCTCTAATTTTAAAATATGCATTGACTTTTCATGAAGTTGACATCTTCTATAATTTTTAATAATAGACAAAAATCATAGGTATAAATGACATTTATCTACGATTTTTAGTATATTAATAAAACTTTTGATATATGTATACATAGA includes:
- the LOC127138644 gene encoding diacylglycerol O-acyltransferase 1A isoform X2, which translates into the protein MAISDEPQLLRNGSVRIGSVLLRRRPSATSVNGLFDSSSTVEGESSGEELVKDSSSDDSVSSDQNIDASPEQDRVNYISAIQFTYRPSVPAHRRIKESPLSSDNIFRQSHAGLFNLCIVVLVAVNSRLIIENLMKYGWLIKTGFWFSSKSLRDWPLFMCCLSLAIFPLAAFIVEKLAQQKCIYEPIAVLLHIIITATAILYPILVILRCDSAFVSGVTLMLLACIVWLKLVSYAHTNYDLRALANSIEKGEELPSTLNMDYPYEVSFKSLTYFMVAPTLCYQPRYPRTPFIRKGWVLRQFIKLIIFTGVMGFIIEQYINPIVQNSQHPFKGNLLYAIERVLKLSVPNLYVWLCMFYCFFHLWLNILAELLRFGDREFYKDWWNARTVEEYWRMWNMPVHKWMIRHLYFPCLRSGIPKGAAVLIAFLVSALFHELCIAVPCHIFKLWAFSGIMFQAPLVLITNYLQNKFSNSMVGNMFFWFTFCILGQPMCVLLYYHDLMNRKSKLDQS
- the LOC127138644 gene encoding diacylglycerol O-acyltransferase 1A isoform X1; its protein translation is MAISDEPQLLRNGSVRIGSVLLRRRPSATSVNGLFDSSSTVEGESSGEELVKDSSSDDSVSSDQNIDASPEQDRVNYISAIQFTYRPSVPAHRRIKESPLSSDNIFRQLQSHAGLFNLCIVVLVAVNSRLIIENLMKYGWLIKTGFWFSSKSLRDWPLFMCCLSLAIFPLAAFIVEKLAQQKCIYEPIAVLLHIIITATAILYPILVILRCDSAFVSGVTLMLLACIVWLKLVSYAHTNYDLRALANSIEKGEELPSTLNMDYPYEVSFKSLTYFMVAPTLCYQPRYPRTPFIRKGWVLRQFIKLIIFTGVMGFIIEQYINPIVQNSQHPFKGNLLYAIERVLKLSVPNLYVWLCMFYCFFHLWLNILAELLRFGDREFYKDWWNARTVEEYWRMWNMPVHKWMIRHLYFPCLRSGIPKGAAVLIAFLVSALFHELCIAVPCHIFKLWAFSGIMFQAPLVLITNYLQNKFSNSMVGNMFFWFTFCILGQPMCVLLYYHDLMNRKSKLDQS